The Methanosphaera sp. BMS genome contains a region encoding:
- a CDS encoding ABC transporter ATP-binding protein encodes MKNIFRVMKNKIHMIILMMIFLIIEVYCDLTLPSYTADIVNIGIRNTDFNIITATGINMMIMLTISVIATIIVSYLSSIISSGYARDLREKIFEKILSFSNHELNDFSKASLITRSTNDINQIQHVLGIMFRTLLFAPILAVGSIIRVFSLASDLSWIILVAFISVASLLIIVITNVTPYFKKSQEIVDQINRVSREILWGIPVIKAFVRQDYENKRFDEYNQQYLDVNLRVFRRIFILIPSMNLILNLMIVIILYFGSFEALNGTLLTGDIIAFIQYSTQMISSFIMIGGFIVMLPRFLVSANRVEDVLVEEVSITTGKYISEESKDILEFKNVSYTYPNAQKETLSDINFKLHPGKLTAIIGGTGSGKSTILNLIPRLQDVSGGEILLNDVNIKNWDLIALRKKIALTPQSAVLFSGTVRSNLMVGNNDASDEDMLKAIELSSADDFIDSLDMTVAQQASNFSGGQKQRLSIARSIVNKHSFYLFDDCFSALDVKTEKKIYDNLKKITGDSSVLIVSQRISSIIDADEIIVLNDGRIVDKGKHDELKNRCEIYQEIISSQLDNIGDSL; translated from the coding sequence ATGAAAAACATATTTCGGGTAATGAAAAACAAGATTCACATGATTATACTGATGATGATTTTTCTTATAATAGAGGTTTACTGTGATTTGACATTACCTTCCTATACGGCGGATATTGTAAATATCGGTATAAGAAATACGGATTTTAATATCATTACAGCCACCGGAATTAATATGATGATTATGCTTACAATTTCAGTAATTGCAACGATAATAGTATCCTATCTTTCAAGCATAATCTCATCCGGATATGCCAGGGATTTAAGGGAAAAAATATTTGAAAAGATACTGTCCTTTTCCAACCATGAATTGAACGATTTTTCCAAGGCATCACTTATCACACGTTCAACAAATGATATCAACCAAATACAGCACGTCCTTGGAATAATGTTCAGAACATTGCTCTTTGCACCAATATTGGCAGTAGGTAGTATTATCAGGGTGTTTAGTTTGGCATCAGACTTATCCTGGATAATACTGGTTGCATTTATAAGCGTAGCATCACTGCTGATTATAGTAATTACAAATGTAACACCATACTTCAAAAAATCACAGGAAATTGTAGATCAAATAAACAGAGTTTCACGTGAAATACTATGGGGTATACCGGTAATCAAGGCATTTGTACGACAGGACTATGAAAATAAACGATTTGATGAGTATAACCAGCAGTACTTGGATGTCAATCTACGTGTATTTAGACGCATATTCATATTGATTCCATCAATGAATCTGATTCTTAATTTGATGATTGTCATAATATTATACTTCGGATCATTTGAGGCATTAAATGGAACACTACTGACAGGGGATATAATAGCATTCATCCAGTATTCAACACAGATGATATCCTCATTTATAATGATTGGAGGATTTATCGTAATGCTTCCAAGATTTCTGGTATCAGCAAATCGGGTAGAGGATGTATTGGTCGAAGAAGTATCCATTACCACAGGAAAATACATATCCGAAGAATCAAAAGACATCTTGGAATTTAAAAACGTATCCTACACTTATCCTAATGCCCAAAAGGAGACACTGTCTGATATTAACTTCAAGTTACATCCGGGCAAACTTACAGCCATCATCGGTGGTACCGGAAGTGGAAAATCCACTATTCTAAACCTTATTCCACGTCTTCAGGATGTATCTGGTGGAGAAATCCTATTGAATGATGTCAACATAAAGAATTGGGATTTAATCGCACTTAGAAAAAAAATAGCATTAACACCTCAAAGTGCCGTCCTATTCTCAGGTACAGTTAGAAGCAACCTCATGGTTGGAAATAATGATGCCAGTGATGAGGACATGTTAAAGGCCATAGAATTATCCTCTGCGGATGACTTCATCGACAGTTTGGATATGACCGTAGCCCAGCAGGCATCAAATTTCTCAGGAGGACAAAAGCAAAGGCTATCCATAGCAAGAAGCATAGTAAATAAACATAGTTTTTATCTGTTTGACGATTGCTTTTCAGCATTGGACGTTAAAACCGAAAAGAAAATATACGATAACCTAAAAAAGATTACTGGTGACTCATCAGTACTTATTGTATCACAGAGAATCAGCAGCATAATAGATGCCGATGAAATTATCGTATTGAATGATGGCCGGATAGTCGATAAGGGAAAACATGATGAATTGAAAAACAGATGTGAAATTTATCAGGAAATAATATCCTCACAATTAGATAATATTGGTGATTCATTATGA